The Streptomyces sp. NBC_00576 genome contains the following window.
GAGGCGACGGCCAAGGCACTCCTTGTTGACAAGGACGCGCTGGGTGTTGCTCAGCGGTCCGGGGACGTCCTTGCCGCCAACGCGGTGTTGATGGACGCGTACAACACGGATGTTCGGCCGTTGCTTGTCGAGGTTCGGGAGGAGCTGGGGTTGGACGGCGACCCGATCGCCGCGTACGCCCGGTCCGGGTGGGGTTCGAAGATCGCCGCGGAGCGGGTTGGTGGGGAGCAAGCCGGTTGGGGCGCGTGACTTCCGCGTCTCGTCTGCCGGGTTCGGTTCGTCGCGGACCTCCGGTTCGTTGTGGCTTGTCGCGCCCACGCGGCGGAGCCGCAAATGGATACAGCCCCGCGCCCCTGTCGGGGCGCTGCTCCTCCCCCTCGTTCACATCGTCACGTAAGGATTGATCACGTCATGGCAACCCATCCTGAAGCCGCTGCCCTCATTGCTCGGTCCCGTCGGCTTGGTGCTGACGCCCGCAATACGAACTACGCGGGTGGCAACACGTCCGCCAAGGGGACCGACATCGATCCCGTCACCGGTGGTGATGTGGAGCTGATGTGGGTCAAGGGGTCCGGGGGTGACCTGGGCACCCTGACCGAGGGTGGGCTGGCCGTGTTGCGGCTTGACCGGCTGCACGCGCTCAAGGGTGTGTATCCGGGCGTGGAGCGCGAGGACGAGATGGTCGCCGCGTTCGACTACTGCCTGCACGGCAAGGGCGGGGCGGCGCCGTCCATCGACACCGCGATGCACGGGCTCGTCGACGCGGCGCACGTGGATCATCTCCACCCCGACTCCGGGATCGCGCTCGCTTGTGCCGCCGACGGGGAGAAGCTGACCGCCGAGTGTTTCGGGGACAGCGTGGTGTGGGTGCCGTGGCGGCGCCCCGGGTTCCAGCTCGGGCTGGACATCGCCGCCGTGAAGGCCGCCAACCCGCAGGCCATCGGGTGCGTCCTCGGCGGCCACGGCATCACCGCCTGGGGCGAGACCGCCGAGGCGTGCGAGGAGAACTCGCTGCACATCATCCGTACCGCCGAGGCGTTCCTCGCCGAGCGCGGGAAGGCCGAGCCGTTCGGCCCGGTGATCGAGGGGTACGCGGCCCTCGCGCCCGAGGAGCGGCGGGAGCGGGCCGCCGCGCTCGCCCCGTATGTACGGGCCATCGCCTCGCAGGACAAGCCGCAGGTCGGGCACTTCACCGACTCGGACGTCGTGCTCGACTTCGTGTCGCGCGCCGAGCACCCGCGGCTGGCGGCCCTCGGCACCTCCTGCCCGGACCACTTCCTGCGCACCAAGGTCAGGCCGCTCGTCCTCGATCTGCCGGCCTCCACTCCCCTCGACGAGGCGATCGCGCGGCTCAAGGAGCTGCACGCCGAGTACCGCGAGGAGTACGCCGCCTACTACCGGCGCAACGCCCTGCCCGACTCCCCCGCGCTGCGCGGCGCCGACCCCGCGATCGTGCTGATCCCGGGCGTGGGCATGTTCAGCTTCGGCAAGGACAAGCAGACCGCGCGCGTGGCCGGCGAGTTCTATGTCAACGCGATCAACGTGATGCACGGGGCCGAGGCGGTCTCGACGTACGCGCCGATCGAGGAGTCGGAGAAGTTCCGCATCGAGTACTGGGCACTGGAGGAAGCGAAGCTTCAGCGGATGCCCAAGCCGAAGGCGCTGGCCACCCGGGTCGCTCTGGTGACCGGTGCGGGCAGCGGGATCGGTAAGGCGATCGCCGAGCGGCTGGTCGCCGAGGGCGCCTGTGTCGTCGTCGCCGATCTCAACGCGGAGAACGCCCAGGCCGTGGCGGAGGAGCTGGGCGGGCCGGACAAGGCGGTCGCGGTCACCGTGGATGTCACGTCCGAGGAGCAGATCGCCGAGGCGTTCCGGGCCGCCGTGCTGGCCTTCGGCGGGGTGGATCTCGTCGTCAACAACGCGGGGATCTCGATCTCCAAGCCGCTGCTGGAGACCACGGCGCGGGACTGGGATCTGCAGCACGACATCATGGCGCGCGGATCGTTCCTCGTCTCGCGCGAGGCGGCGCGCGTGCTGATCGCGCAGGAGCTGGGCGGCGACATCGTCTACATCGCGTCCAAGAACGCCGTCTTCGCCGGGCCGAACAACATCGCGTACTCCGCGACCAAGGCCGACCAGGCGCACCAGGTGCGGCTGCTGGCCGCCGAGCTGGGCGAGCACGGCATCCGGGTCAACGGCATCAACCCCGACGGCGTCGTGCGCGGCTCCGGGATCTTCGCGGCCGGCTGGGGTGCCCAGCGTGCGGCGACGTACGGCATCGAGGAGGAGAAGCTCGGCGAGTTCTACGCGCAGCGGACCATCCTCAAGCGCGAGGTGCTGCCCGAGCACGTCGCCAACGCCGTGTTCGCGCTCACCGGTGGCGAGCTCACGCACACCACCGGGCTGCACGTCCCGGTCGACGCCGGCGTCGCCGCCGCCTTCCTGCGATGAGCCGGACCGTGAAGTCGTACGCCGCGGTCGACCTCGGCGCGTCCAGCGGGCGCGTCATGGTCGGCCGCGTCGGGCCCGACACGCTGGAGCTGGCCGAGGCGCACCGGTTCGTGAACCGGCCCGTGCGGGTGCCCGAGGGGCTGCGCTGGGATGTTCTCGCGCTGTACGCGGGTGTGCTCGACGGGCTGCGGGCCGCCGGTGCCCACTGCGGTGGAGAACTCGACTCCGTCGGCATCGACAGCTGGGCCGTGGACTACGGGCTGCTGGACGGCGACGGGGCCCTGCTCGGCAACCCGGTGCACTACCGCGACGCCCGCACCGAGGGTGTCGCGGAGAAGGTGTGGGCGTCCGTCCCGGCCGCCGAGCTGTACGCGGCAACCGGGTTGCAGTACGCGCCCTTCAACACCCTCTACCAGCTGACAGCGGCCCGCGACACCCGCCAACTGGCCGCCGCCCAGCGGCTGTTGCTCATCCCCGACCTGCTGACGTACTGGCTGACGGGCGAGGCCGGCACCGAGCTGACCAACGCCTCCACCACCCAGCTGATCGATCCCCGGACCCGCGACTGGGCCCATGACATCGCGCGGAAACTGGACATCGACCTCGGGCTGTTCGCGCCGCTGCGGCAGCCCGGTGACCCGGCGGGCGTGCTGCGGGCGGAGGTACTGGAGGAGACCGGGCTCACCGGGCCGGTCCCGGTGACCACGGTCGGGTCCCACGACACGGCCTCAGCTGTGGCGGCCGTGCCGGCGGTGGACGAGCGGTTCGCCTACATCTGCACCGGCACCTGGTCCCTGGCGGGCCTGGAGCTGGACGCGCCCGTGCTCTCCGAGGAGAGCCGGGCCGCCAACTTCACCAATGAGCTCGGGCTCGACGGCACGGTCCGCTATCTGCGCAACATCATGGGGCTGTGGCTCCTCCAGGAGTGCGTACGGGCCTGGGGCAACCCCGACCTGGGCGACCTGCTGCGGGCGGCTGCCGAGGCGCCGGGGCTGCGGTCCGTGGTGGACGCGGGGGACGCGGCGTTCCTGGCGCCCGGGCGGATGCCGGAGCGGATCGCCGAGGCCTGCCGGGCCTCGGGGCAGCCGGTGCCTCGGACTCCGGGCGAGATCACTCGCTGCATCCTCGATTCCCTCGCCCTCGCCCATCGGCGGGCGGTGACGGACGCCCAGCGGCTCGCCGGGCACTCCGTCGACGCCGTGCATATCGTCGGGGGCGGCGCGCGCAACGCGCTGCTGTGCCGGCTCACCGCCGATGCCTGCGGGCTGCCGGTGGTGGCGGGTCCCGCCGAGGCCGCCGCGCTCGGCAACGTCCTCGTCCAGGCGAGGGCCCACGGGCTCGTCGGCGACCGTACGGACATGCGCCGGCTGCTCGCCCGTACCCAGCCGCTGACGCGCTACGAGCCGTCCGGCGACCCGGCGGCCTGGCGAGCGGCGGAGGCACGGCTCACCGACGTCAGGTGAGACGGTGCTCCCCCACCACGTAACCTCCGGGTACTCTCCATTCATCCGATGACCAACCACGAGGAGCCGCGATGCGTGTCGCCCTGTTCCTGACCTGTGTCAACGACACGCTCTATCCGGACACGGGCCGCGCCGTGGTGAAACTGCTGACCAGACTAGGCGTCGAGGTCGACTTCCCGATGGCCCAGACGTGCTGCGGGCAGGCCCACTACAACACCGGGTACCGGCACGAGGCCGAGCCGCTCGCCCGGCATTTCTCCGATGTATTCGGGGGGTACGAGGCGATCGTCACGCCCTCCGGGTCGTGCGGGGCGATGGTGCGGGAGCTGTATCCGCGGATGGGTGAGCGGGCCCGGGCCGAGGGGCGCGGGGACGGGCTCGCGGCCACACTGGCACCCGTGGTCCCCAAGACGTACGAGCTGACGGAGTTCCTGGTGGATGTGCTGGGGGTGACGGACGTGGGCGCCTACTACCCGCACACCGTCACCTATCACCCGACGTGTCACGGGCTGCGCAGTCTGGGGCTGGCCGACCGGCCGTTCAAGCTGCTCCAGGCCGTCAAGGGGCTGGAGCTGCGCGAGCTGCCCGGCGCCGACGAGTGCTGTGGCTTCGGCGGCACGTTCGCAGTGAAGAACGCCGATGTCTCGGCGGCAATGGGCGCCGACAAGGTGCGCAACGCCGAGTCGACGGGGGCGGACGTGCTGTGCGCCGCCGACAACTCGTGTCTCATGCACATCGGCGGGACCATGAGCCGGCTCAGCACCGGTATGCGGCCGGTGCACATCGCGGAGATCCTGGCGAGCACGGAAGAGGAGCCCCTGGCATGAGCGGGACGTTCGTCGGGATGCCGGCCTTTCCCAAGGCGGCCCATGAGGCGGTCAACAACCAGACCCTGCGCGGCAATCTGCGCCATGCCACCCACACCATCCGCGGCAAGCGGGAGAAAGCCGTCGCCGAGCTGGCCGACTGGGCGGAACTCCGGGAGGCGGGCAAGCGGATCAAGGACCACACGCTGCGCCATCTCGACCGCTATCTCGTCCAGTTGGAGGAGTCGGTCACTGCGGCGGGTGGCATCGTGCACTGGGCCGCCGACGCCGACGAAGCCAACCGGATCGTCATCGACCTGGTGCGGATGACCGGCGAGTCGGAGGTCGTCAAGGTCAAGTCGATGGCCACGCAGGAGATCGGGCTGAACGAGGCCCTGGAGGCCGAGGGCATCGCGGCCTACGAGACGGATCTCGCCGAGCTGATCGTGCAGTTGGGCAAGGACCGGCCCTCGCACATCCTCGTCCCGGCGATCCACCGCAACCGGGGCGAGATCCGGGACATCTTCGCGCGCGAGATGAGCGAGTGGGGCCGCCCGGCTCCCGAGGGCCTCACCGACACGCCCGCCGAACTGGCCGAAGCGGCACGGCTCCACCTCCGGGAGAAGTTCCTCCGCGCCAAGGTGGGCGTCTCCGGCGCCAACTTCATGGTCGCCGACACCGGCACCCTGGTCGTGGTGGAGTCCGAGGGCAACGGGCGGATGTGCCTGACGCTGCCCGAGACGCTGATCTCGGTCGTCGGCATCGAGAAGATCGTGCCGACCTGGCGGGACCTGGAGGTCTTCCTCCAGACCCTCCCCCGCTCGTCGACCGCCGAGCGCATGAACCCGTACACGTCGACCTGGACCGGCACCACGGACGGCGACGGCCCGCAGACCTTCCATCTGGTCCTGATCGACAACGGCCGCACCGACACCCTCGCCGACGAGGTCGGCCGCCAGGCCCTGCGCTGTATCCGCTGCTCCGCCTGCCTGAATGTCTGCCCGGTGTACGAGCGGGCCGGCGGTCACGCCTACGGCTCCGTCTACCCCGGCCCCATCGGCGCCATCCTCAGCCCCCAACTCCGGGGCATCGCAAGCGAGATCGACGCCTCGCTCCCGTACGCCTCCTCGCTGTGCGGGGCCTGCTACGAGGTCTGCCCGGTCGCGATCGACATCCCCGAGGTGCTGGTGCACCTGCGCGAGCGCGTCGTCGAGGGCGGGCCGGTCACCCGGGAGGGCAACAAGGTCGTCCTGAAGCCCGCGAAGGGCCACGCCGCCGAGCGGGCCGCGATGCGCGCCGCCCGCTGGGCGTTCAGCCACCCCGGCGCCCTGCGCACCGGCCAGCGCCTCGCCTCCCGTACCCGCCGTTTCCATCCCCGCACTTTGCCCGGCCCCGGCAAGGCCTGGAGCGCCACCCGCGACCTGCCGCCCGTACCGGCGGAACCGTTCCGCGACTGGTGGCAGCGCACCGACGGCGGAAAGGACACCACCAAGTGAACAGCCGCGATCTGATCCTGGGCCGGGTACGGCGCGCACTCGCCGACGTACCCCGCGACGACACGCCGTACGAGCAGGCCGTCGACCGTGACTACCTGCGCGAGCACGGAAACCGCAGCGTCGAGGAGACCGTCGAACTCCTGGCCGAGAACCTGGCGGACTATCGGGCGATCGTGCACCGCTGCCCCGCAGACGAGCTCCCGGCGCTGCTCGCCGGGATACTGGCCGCGCGCGGCTCGGCGTCGGTGCTCGTACCGCCCGGGCTCCCGCCGGAGTGGCTGTCGGCCGCGGACACCGCCCAGGTCGAGGACCGTGCGGTGAGCACCGTGTACGACCTGGACGGGGTCGACAGCGTCGTCACGGCCTGCGCCCTCGCCGTCGCCGAGACCGGCACCATCGTCCTGGACGGCGGCCCGGACCAGGGCCGCCGCCGGATCACCCTGGTCCCCGACCACCACATCTGCGTCGTCCGCGTCCCCGACCAGGTCGTCTCCTCCGTGCCGCAGGCCTTCGAACGCCTGGACCCGGCACGGCCGTTGACCTGGATCTCCGGTCCGTCCGCGACCAGTGACATCGAACTCGACCGCGTCGAGGGGGTGCACGGTCCGCGCACGCTGGAGGTGGTGCTGGTGAGCGCCGCCGATCGGTAGGACGCCGAAGACGACCCGTCCATCCATCCATCCGTCGGGCATGGGTGTCGCTGAGTACACCCCGCGATACGGGTTCCGCGTCCCTGTCTCGGAGACGCTGCGGTTGGTCAAGGTCAGCAGGCGTACGGGAGTGGCGACGCCGGGGGCGAGCCTGGCCACGGCCCGGCGGGTGCTGCGGCCGTCCGCGGGTCGCGCTCGCCGCGTGGACCGGCTTGCGGGGCCGGGCGCTTCGGCGGTCGGCCCCGTTCCGGAGTGTCGGCGTACGGATTCACACGTGACACAACCGGTGAACAAGCGCTTAGATAGTGGTCCGAACCCGTTCACGCCGGCGCTGGAGGCCCCGTTGTTCACATCCGTCGACGACGTATCCGCCCGTCTCGCCGAGACCGGGTACCTGGCCTCCCCCGCCGTCGCCACCACGGTCTTCCTGGCCGACCGTCTCGGCAAACCGCTTCTGGTGGAGGGCCCGGCCGGCGTCGGCAAGACCGAGCTGGCCAAGGCGGTCGCCGAGATCGCCGGCGCCGAGCTGATCCGCCTCCAGTGCTACGAGGGCGTCGACGAGTCCAGGGCGTTGTACGAGTGGAACCACGCCAAGCAGCTCCTGCGTATCAGCGCGGGCCGCGACGAGACGTGGGACGCGACCCGCACGGACATCTTCAGCGAGGAGTTCCTGCTCCCGCGCCCCCTGCTGACCGCCATACGCGGGGACGACCCCAAGGTGCTGCTGATCGACGAGACCGACAAGGCGGATGTCGAGGTGGAAGGCCTGCTCCTGGAGGTGCTCTCCGACTTCCAGGTCACCGTGCCGGAGCTGGGCACGATCACCGCGACCCGCCGTCCCTTCGTCGTCCTCACCTCCAACGCCAGCCGAGAACTGTCCGAGGCCCTGCGCCGCCGCTGCCTCTTCCTCCACATCGGTTTCCCGGACGCCGAGTTGGAACGCAGGATCGTACGGCTGAAGGTGCCGGAGCTCGACGCGGCGCTGGCCGAGTCGGTGGTGCGGGTGGTGGGCGCGCTGCGCGCGATGGACCTGCGGAAGGTGCCGTCGGTCTCCGAGACCATCGACTGGGCGCGCACGCTGCTGGCCCTGGGGGCGGACACGCTCGACGAGACGGTCGTACGGGACAGCCTGGGCGTTCTCCTCAAGCACCAGGACGATGTCCTCAAGGCGAGCGCCAAGTTGGACCTGGACGCGATTTGAATCCTCCCCCAGCCGAAGCAGTGGGATTCCTGGCTCACGCCGCCTGCGAGTCAGCGACCCGACAGGTCTTCCACGATCAACACCAGCCGGGTTGAAACCAGCCCGGTTTGTGCCGCAAAGCTTGGAGGTGCATGTGCTGTCTTGGTTCTCGATCAGCACGACGTACGCGCTTGGTTCTCGCAACGCACGGCGACCAGCCTACCCGCCCGCGTGGGCGGTCTTTCGCCCTGAAGGCGAAACCCCGTTCCCCGCCCGGCTTCGCAGGAGTCCGATTCCTCACCGGCCTGAAGGCCGGGGCATCCTCGGAGGTCTCAGGTGAACGCGCCCTCGGCACACGCCGGTTCCGGTGCCGGTGTCGCGGAACGGCTGACAGGGCTCGTCGGGGCGCTGCGTGCGCACGGTGTGCGGATCGGCACCGGGGAGACCGTGGACGCGGCGCAGGCGGTGGCCGTACTCGGCTTCGCTGACCGGGAGTTGCTGCGCGAGGGGCTGGCCGCGACCCTGCTGCACGGCACGGGCCAGCGTCCGGTGTTCGACCCCGTCTTCGACCTGTATTTTCCCCGGGGCGTCGGGGCACCCGGCACGGAACCCGCGGAGCGGGACGAGCTGCGCGACCGGCTCGCCGCCGCGCTGGCCGCGAACGACCAGGCGTTGCTTGCCCGGTTGGCCGCCGAGGCGGTCGACGGTTTCGGCGGATACGGCTCCGCACCCGGGTCGGACGGCTGGTCGTCGTACCAGACGCTGGACCGGCTCCGGCCGCAGACTCTGCTGGCCCGGGTGCGGGCGAGCCTCCGCGAGGGGACCGCGGACACGGGGTTCGCCGACCGGCTGCTCGACGACGAGATCCGGCGGCGGATCGAGGAGTTCAGACAGCTGGTCGGGACGGAGGCGCGGCGCCGGGTCGCCGAGCGGCGCGGCCGGGACGAGATCGCCCGCCGGGCGGTGGTGCCGACCGCCGACCGGGTCGACTTCCTGCTCGCCGGGCGCACCCAACTGGCGGAGCTGCGCAGGACGGTTCAGCCGCTCGCACGCAAACTGGCCACCCGGCTGGCGGCGCGCCGGCGTAAGGCCGCCCGCGGCTCGATCGACCTGCGGCGCACGGTGCGCGCGTCGCTGTCGACAGGCGGGGTGCCGATGCGGCCCGTACTGCGCAGGCGCCGGCCCGCCCGGCCCGAACTGGTGCTGCTGTGCGATGTGTCGGGCTCGGTGGCCGGCTTCTCCGACTTCACGATGCTGCTGGTGCAGGCACTGCACGACCAGTTCAGCAAGGTCCGCGTGTTCGCCTTCGTCAACCGGGTCGACGAGGTGACCGGCCTGCTCGTGCACGGCGCCTCCGACGCCGAGGGGCTGGGCGCCCGCATTCGCGCGGAGGCGACTCTGACGGGCTGGCACGGCAGCAGCGACTACGGCGTCGCCCTGGGCGAGTTCACGCAGCGGTACGCGGACGCGATCGGCCCGCGTACGACCGTGTTCGTGCTCGGTGACGCCCGCACGAACATGAGCGACCCGAATCTGCCCGCCGTACGACACCTGACCGAACGGGCCCGCCGTGTCTACTGGTTGAACCCCGAGGGACGGTCCCAGTGGGGTACGGGCGACTCCGCGGCGCCCGCCTACGCCGAGCTGGTGGAGATGCGCGAGTGCCGCAACGCACTCCAACTCGGCGCGCTGATCACCCGGTTGCTCCCGGTGTGAGCCGGCAGTCAGCTTCCAGGTGCCTTCGCGTACTCCTGTGCCATGCCTCCCGCGAAGTCGTGGACGATGACCTGCTCGTCGCCGACGACCCACGCGTCGTGCCCGGCCGGACACACGAAGACATCGCCGGGGCCCACTTCGCTCTCGCCGCCGTCATCCATGCGGATGCGCATCCGGCCCTGGACGACGTAACCGTTGTGGTGGATCTCGCAACTCTTCGTGCCCACGATGGGCCCGACGGACTCGGACCAGCGCCAGCCCGGCTCGAAGGTTCCCACGGCGAAGTCGAGGCCGGTCATGTGTACGGCTTCGAGGTGTCCCCGGGGGAAATCACGCCGCTCGTCCGGCTTCTCGACCGTCTTGATCTCCAGCATGTCTGCTGCCTCCTATCCCCCTCCATGGCTTTCGGACCCCCCTTCCCTTCCATCGTCCGCCCGTCGAGCCGGGGCCGCCATCCGAGGGACCTCTGGTGTCAGCCGGCTGCCCCCGCTCGTCCGGATCCATGCGAGCGTCCGCGCCCGCCTGGACGAACTCCAGGACTACGGATCACGCATCCCGTCCATGTCAGGTCAGTTCGAGCAGGCCCCGGCGCACGGCCTCCGAGACCGCCGCCGCCCTGTTGTCGACCTTGAGCTTGCGGTAGACGCGCACGAGATGTGTCTTGATCGTGGCCTCGCTCAGGAACAGTGCCCCGGCGATGGCCCGGTTGCTGAGCCCCTCGGCCATCAGCCGTACGACCTCGATCTCGCGCCCGCTCAACTCCTGCTCGGGGCTGACCACTTGGCCGACGAGTTCCCCGACGATCTCCGGTGCCAGCCCCAGCGCCCCGGCGGCGGCCCCGCGCACCGCACGGAACAGCTCCTCGGGCGGCCCGGCCTTGAGTACATAGCCCCGGGCGCCGGCCTCCAACGCCCGTACGACATCGGCCCGTCCGGCAGAGCTGGTCAGCATCACCACCGCCACACCGGGCGCCTCGGCGGCCAGCCGGCGGATCGCCTCGATTCCGTCGATCCCACCCGCACGCCCAGTGCCCCCGAACCGGAGGTCCATCAGCGCGACATCGGGAAGCAGCCGGGCGACCAGTCCGACAGCCTCCTCACCGCTGCCGGCCTCGGCGATCACATCGAGGTCGGGTTCGCCCTCCAGGAGCGCGCGCAGACCGGCCCGTACGACGGCGTGGTCGTCCGCGAGCACGACGCGCAGCGGCTCGGCCGCGCCGGGCGGGGCCGTGGTCATCGGGCGTTCGCCGTGGGGACGGACTCGGCGGGGACGAGGGGCCCGGCGGCGGGCTGCTGCCGGGACCGCGCGCAGACAGTGGCCCTGATCCGGGTGCCTCGGCCCGGCGCGCCGCTGACGTCGAGGTCACCGCCGTACTCACGCAGCCTGGCCCGCGCCGCGGGCAGCCCGAAACCGCGGCCCGGCCGCTGAGACGTACGTGCGAAGACCTCGGCGGAGTCGAACCCGACCCCGTCGTCGCTGACTTCGAGGTCCACTCGGTCCGGCCGCTGCCGACTGAGGGTGACCTGCACGTTCGCCGCGTGGGCGTGTTCGCGGACGTTCGCGAGTGTGCTCTGCGCGATGCGGAACAGGGTGGTGGCGGCGTGTTCGTCGAGGGCGGGCTGGGAGTCGCCCACCGACCGGAACCGCACCCGGGCCGCGGTCCCGTCGGCCTGCGAGCGCGCGCACAGGACGCGCAGCGCGCCTTCGAGGCCGGTCTCGGCGACGGCGGACGGGGTGAGGTCCCCGATCATGCGGCGGGTTTCGGTGAGGTTGGTGCCCAGTCCGTCGGCGACCGCTCGCACGCGAGTACGGGCCACGTCTGGCCGGTCGTCCCAGTCGCGGTCGGCAGCCTGGAGCAGCATCAGCCCGCCGGCGAGTTCCTGGGCGAGGGTGTCGTGCAGATCGCGGGCGATCCGCGTCCGCTCCGCCAGCACACCCGCCCGGCGCTGCTGCCGGGCGACGAGGTCACGTGTGTCGCGCAGCTCCTCGACGAGACGCCGACGCGCCTCGGCGTCCCGTTGCTGGGCGCGGTAGAGGGCGACGGTGCCCCAGACGGCCGCCACGGGCACCAGCACGCTGTCGATCACGAACCGGCCGTCGGCCCCGACCAGCGCCGTGACGAGGACAGCGGTGATCAGGGCGAGCGCCGCGGTCGCGGACCGGCGGCCGAGCACGCGCTGCGCGGCACACGCCAGCGGCAGCGCGCACCATACGAAGGCGGAGGTCAGCGCGGCCGGGACGAGGTAGAGGAGGAGGCCCCACAGTGCGAGGAGCAGCGGAATCCAGGTCGCCCGCCCGACCGTCCCGAGCCGGTCCCACAGCATCACGCCGCCCGTGTAGACGAACGCGAGCAACCCGCTGACGGTCGCGATGTACCAGCACAACTCGCTGTTGAGCCGGGCGAGTTGCAGCAGCGCGGACGCCACGATGACGAAGAACGCCAGATGCGACACGTGTTCCAGCGTGAGCCGCCCGCCGCGAGCCCTCAACTGCGTACGGACGGGGACACGATCGGGCACGGCAGATCCCCTTGGGCAGACTGATCCAATCGGACAGGGCCCAGAGTCTATCGACCGTCTGTATGACCGATGTGAAGAGACGGGTGGGACTGCCGATCGGTGCGTGACCGCGCCCCCGTGAGGGGGCGCGGGGAACTGCGCGACCAGCCCCCACCGGCCCGCGGCCGACGCACCGCCCGACCAACGGAGCTATGCGCCGGGGTGCAGACCCAGCACGCCCGGGGTCGGGTCGCCCTTGACCTCGCCGAAGTACAGGGCGAAGGTCTGCTTCCAGCGCTCGATCTGCGCACGGTCGGCCATGAAGCGGGGGAAGCCGTCGAGGTTCGCGTTCGGGTACTTCCAGATGGGCTTCAGGCCACCGGCGGGGGTGATGTCCGTCCGTACCGACCAGCCGTTGAAGGCGCCCTGCTGCTGGGCGGTGGAGAGCTGCCAGTTGAGGTAGAGCTTGGCGGCCGTGGTGTTCCGGCCCTGCTTGAGGATCGCGGCCCGCTGGCCCCACGCCATGAACGGGTGCCCCTCGGCGACGGCCCACCGCGAGGGTGCCGTGGACGGCGCCACGAGCGAGCCCGAGCCGCCGACGCCGAGCGCCTTCTGTCCGCCGGAGACGGCCTGCCCGGGCGTGTGGCTGCCACGGGCGAACCGGACGTCCTGGGCGGCGAACCTGGCGGCCCAGTCCCAGCCGTAGTGGTCGACGTACAGCTTGAAGAGGTAGAGGACCGCGTCGTCGTCGTGCGGGTAGGACGACGCGATCTGTCCTTTCCACTTCGGGTCGATCAGGTCGAGCGGGGACTTCGGGACGTCGGCGCCGACCCCTGCGACGTTGTACGAGTAGCTGAAGCCGATGACCGCGATGGCGGTCCAGGCGCCGTGCGGGTCCTTGAGGCCGTCGTACACCTTGGAGAAGCCTGCGGGCTTGTACTGCAGCAGGCGGCCCTGTCCCTTCCAGCGGGTGAAGTCCTGGAGGGTCTGGAGCTGCACGACGTCCGGGACGAGGGTGTCCGTCGCGAACTGGTTGTCGACGCGGACGTCGTGGTACTTGCTGTAGTCCACGACGACCTTGAGGTCGATCTCCGGGAAGCGGGCCGCGAAGCCCGCGCGGATGCCGTTGCCCTGGCTGTCGACGTCGCCGCCCGCGTAGATGACGAGTTTGCCGCCCTCGGCCAGCGCCGCCTGGTACAGCTCGTCGAGCGTCCGCGTCTCCTCGGCGCCCGTGGTCGAACGTGAC
Protein-coding sequences here:
- a CDS encoding AAA family ATPase; amino-acid sequence: MFTSVDDVSARLAETGYLASPAVATTVFLADRLGKPLLVEGPAGVGKTELAKAVAEIAGAELIRLQCYEGVDESRALYEWNHAKQLLRISAGRDETWDATRTDIFSEEFLLPRPLLTAIRGDDPKVLLIDETDKADVEVEGLLLEVLSDFQVTVPELGTITATRRPFVVLTSNASRELSEALRRRCLFLHIGFPDAELERRIVRLKVPELDAALAESVVRVVGALRAMDLRKVPSVSETIDWARTLLALGADTLDETVVRDSLGVLLKHQDDVLKASAKLDLDAI
- a CDS encoding vWA domain-containing protein, yielding MNAPSAHAGSGAGVAERLTGLVGALRAHGVRIGTGETVDAAQAVAVLGFADRELLREGLAATLLHGTGQRPVFDPVFDLYFPRGVGAPGTEPAERDELRDRLAAALAANDQALLARLAAEAVDGFGGYGSAPGSDGWSSYQTLDRLRPQTLLARVRASLREGTADTGFADRLLDDEIRRRIEEFRQLVGTEARRRVAERRGRDEIARRAVVPTADRVDFLLAGRTQLAELRRTVQPLARKLATRLAARRRKAARGSIDLRRTVRASLSTGGVPMRPVLRRRRPARPELVLLCDVSGSVAGFSDFTMLLVQALHDQFSKVRVFAFVNRVDEVTGLLVHGASDAEGLGARIRAEATLTGWHGSSDYGVALGEFTQRYADAIGPRTTVFVLGDARTNMSDPNLPAVRHLTERARRVYWLNPEGRSQWGTGDSAAPAYAELVEMRECRNALQLGALITRLLPV
- a CDS encoding sensor histidine kinase, producing MPDRVPVRTQLRARGGRLTLEHVSHLAFFVIVASALLQLARLNSELCWYIATVSGLLAFVYTGGVMLWDRLGTVGRATWIPLLLALWGLLLYLVPAALTSAFVWCALPLACAAQRVLGRRSATAALALITAVLVTALVGADGRFVIDSVLVPVAAVWGTVALYRAQQRDAEARRRLVEELRDTRDLVARQQRRAGVLAERTRIARDLHDTLAQELAGGLMLLQAADRDWDDRPDVARTRVRAVADGLGTNLTETRRMIGDLTPSAVAETGLEGALRVLCARSQADGTAARVRFRSVGDSQPALDEHAATTLFRIAQSTLANVREHAHAANVQVTLSRQRPDRVDLEVSDDGVGFDSAEVFARTSQRPGRGFGLPAARARLREYGGDLDVSGAPGRGTRIRATVCARSRQQPAAGPLVPAESVPTANAR
- a CDS encoding ABC transporter substrate-binding protein, with product MSSFLSRRRVLATGAGAALGVGALGATGTPAAAASSTGSRSTTGAEETRTLDELYQAALAEGGKLVIYAGGDVDSQGNGIRAGFAARFPEIDLKVVVDYSKYHDVRVDNQFATDTLVPDVVQLQTLQDFTRWKGQGRLLQYKPAGFSKVYDGLKDPHGAWTAIAVIGFSYSYNVAGVGADVPKSPLDLIDPKWKGQIASSYPHDDDAVLYLFKLYVDHYGWDWAARFAAQDVRFARGSHTPGQAVSGGQKALGVGGSGSLVAPSTAPSRWAVAEGHPFMAWGQRAAILKQGRNTTAAKLYLNWQLSTAQQQGAFNGWSVRTDITPAGGLKPIWKYPNANLDGFPRFMADRAQIERWKQTFALYFGEVKGDPTPGVLGLHPGA
- a CDS encoding response regulator transcription factor, whose amino-acid sequence is MTTAPPGAAEPLRVVLADDHAVVRAGLRALLEGEPDLDVIAEAGSGEEAVGLVARLLPDVALMDLRFGGTGRAGGIDGIEAIRRLAAEAPGVAVVMLTSSAGRADVVRALEAGARGYVLKAGPPEELFRAVRGAAAGALGLAPEIVGELVGQVVSPEQELSGREIEVVRLMAEGLSNRAIAGALFLSEATIKTHLVRVYRKLKVDNRAAAVSEAVRRGLLELT
- a CDS encoding cupin domain-containing protein, encoding MLEIKTVEKPDERRDFPRGHLEAVHMTGLDFAVGTFEPGWRWSESVGPIVGTKSCEIHHNGYVVQGRMRIRMDDGGESEVGPGDVFVCPAGHDAWVVGDEQVIVHDFAGGMAQEYAKAPGS